A genomic region of Pseudomonas sp. RSB 5.4 contains the following coding sequences:
- a CDS encoding aldehyde dehydrogenase, with product MTMTRNDWEQRFQSLTIESRAFINGEYRPAISGATFECLSPVDGRFLASVASTDEADANLAVEVARQSFNSGVWANKAPAERKRILTRFADLILQHQEELALLETLDMGKPISDSMSIDIPATANAIRWSAEAIDKIYDEVAATPHDQLGLVTREPSGVVAAIVPWNFPLIMASWKFAPALAAGNSFILKPSEKSPLTAIRIAQLALDAGIPKGVFNVLPGFGHTVGKALALHMDVDVLAFTGSTAIAKQLMIYAGQSNMKRVWLEAGGKSPNVVFADAPDLRAAAQAAAGAIAFNQGEVCTAGSRLLVERSIREQFIPLLVEALQAWKPGHALDPATTVGAVVDQRQLDNVLRYISIGREQGAELIAGGQRTLEETGGLYVQPAIFDGVTNAMTIAREEIFGPVLSLITFDTVEEALQIANDSIFGLAAGVWTSNLSKAHTFARGLRAGSVWVNQYDGGDMTAPFGGFKQSGNGRDKSLHAFDKYTELKATWIKL from the coding sequence ATGACCATGACCCGCAACGACTGGGAACAACGCTTCCAGTCCCTGACCATCGAATCCCGCGCGTTCATCAACGGTGAATATCGCCCGGCGATCAGCGGCGCCACCTTCGAATGCCTGAGCCCCGTCGACGGCCGTTTCCTCGCCTCCGTGGCCAGCACCGATGAAGCCGACGCCAACCTCGCCGTCGAAGTGGCGCGCCAATCGTTCAACTCCGGCGTGTGGGCCAACAAAGCCCCGGCCGAGCGCAAACGCATCCTGACCCGCTTCGCTGATCTGATCCTGCAACACCAGGAAGAACTGGCGTTGCTGGAAACCCTCGACATGGGCAAACCGATCAGCGACTCGATGAGCATCGACATCCCGGCGACCGCCAACGCGATCCGCTGGAGCGCCGAAGCGATCGACAAGATCTACGATGAAGTTGCCGCCACGCCGCACGATCAACTCGGTCTGGTGACCCGCGAGCCATCCGGCGTCGTCGCCGCCATCGTGCCGTGGAACTTCCCGCTGATCATGGCCAGCTGGAAATTCGCCCCGGCCCTGGCTGCCGGCAACTCGTTCATCCTCAAGCCTTCGGAAAAGTCGCCACTGACCGCGATTCGCATCGCGCAGTTGGCACTGGACGCGGGGATTCCGAAAGGCGTGTTCAACGTGCTGCCGGGCTTCGGCCATACCGTGGGCAAGGCGCTGGCGCTGCACATGGACGTCGACGTGCTGGCCTTCACCGGCTCCACGGCGATTGCCAAGCAGCTGATGATTTATGCCGGCCAAAGCAACATGAAACGCGTCTGGCTCGAAGCCGGTGGCAAGAGCCCGAACGTGGTGTTCGCCGACGCCCCGGACTTGCGCGCGGCAGCCCAGGCTGCGGCCGGCGCCATCGCTTTCAACCAGGGCGAAGTGTGCACCGCCGGTTCGCGTCTGCTGGTCGAACGTTCGATCCGCGAGCAATTCATTCCGCTGCTGGTGGAAGCGCTGCAAGCGTGGAAACCGGGGCACGCACTGGATCCTGCGACCACCGTCGGCGCGGTGGTTGATCAGCGTCAACTGGACAACGTGCTGCGCTACATCAGCATCGGTCGCGAGCAGGGCGCCGAGTTGATCGCCGGCGGCCAGCGCACCCTCGAAGAAACCGGCGGCCTCTACGTGCAACCGGCGATCTTCGATGGCGTAACCAATGCGATGACCATCGCCCGCGAAGAAATCTTCGGCCCGGTGCTGTCGCTGATCACCTTCGACACCGTTGAAGAAGCGCTGCAGATCGCCAACGACAGCATCTTCGGTCTCGCCGCCGGCGTCTGGACCAGCAACCTGAGCAAGGCGCACACCTTCGCTCGTGGCCTGCGCGCCGGCAGCGTCTGGGTCAATCAGTACGACGGCGGCGACATGACCGCGCCGTTCGGTGGCTTCAAACAGTCGGGCAACGGTCGCGACAAATCGCTGCACGCGTTCGACAAGTACACCGAGCTGAAAGCGACCTGGATCAAGCTCTAA
- a CDS encoding glutamine synthetase family protein: protein MSVPLRTVQLNEANAFLKKYPEVLYVDLLIADMNGVVRGKRIERTSLHKVYEKGINLPASLFALDINGSTVESTGLGLDIGDADRICYPIPGTLSIEPWQKRPTAQLLMTMHEIEGEPFFADPREVLANVVRKFDELGLTICAAFELEFYLIDQDNVNGRPQSPRSPVSGKRPVSTQVYLIDDLDEYVDCLQDILEGAKEQGIPADAIVKESAPAQFEVNLHHVSDPIKACDYAVLLKRLVKNIAYDHEMDTTFMAKPYPGQAGNGLHVHISILDKEGNNIFASEDPEQNAALRHAIGGVLETLPAQMAFLCPNVNSYRRFGAQFYVPNSPSWGIDNRTVAVRVPTGSADAVRIEHRVAGADANPYLLMASVLAGIHHGLTNQIEPGAPVEGNSYEQNEQSLPNNLRDALRELDDSEVMARYIDPMYIDVFVACKESELAEFENSISDLEYNWYLHTV from the coding sequence ATGTCGGTCCCTCTGCGTACCGTTCAACTCAACGAAGCAAACGCATTCCTTAAGAAATATCCTGAGGTTTTGTACGTCGACCTTCTGATTGCGGATATGAACGGTGTGGTGCGCGGCAAGCGCATCGAACGCACCAGCCTCCACAAGGTTTACGAGAAAGGCATCAACCTGCCGGCCTCTCTTTTTGCTCTGGATATCAATGGCTCCACGGTGGAAAGCACCGGCCTGGGTCTGGACATCGGCGACGCCGACCGCATCTGCTACCCGATCCCGGGCACCCTGAGCATCGAGCCGTGGCAGAAGCGTCCAACCGCACAACTGCTGATGACCATGCACGAGATCGAAGGCGAGCCGTTCTTCGCCGATCCGCGTGAAGTGCTGGCCAACGTCGTGCGCAAGTTCGATGAACTGGGCCTGACCATCTGCGCCGCGTTCGAACTGGAGTTCTACCTGATCGACCAGGACAACGTGAACGGCCGTCCGCAGTCGCCACGTTCGCCGGTCTCCGGCAAGCGCCCGGTGTCGACTCAGGTGTATCTGATCGACGATCTCGACGAATACGTCGACTGCCTGCAAGACATCCTCGAAGGCGCGAAAGAGCAGGGCATTCCGGCTGACGCCATCGTCAAGGAAAGCGCCCCGGCGCAATTCGAAGTCAACCTGCATCACGTCTCCGACCCGATCAAGGCCTGCGACTACGCTGTTCTGCTCAAGCGTCTGGTGAAGAACATCGCCTACGACCACGAGATGGACACCACCTTCATGGCCAAGCCGTATCCGGGCCAGGCGGGCAACGGTCTGCACGTGCACATTTCGATTCTGGACAAAGAAGGCAACAACATCTTCGCCAGCGAGGATCCCGAGCAGAACGCCGCACTGCGACACGCGATCGGCGGTGTGCTGGAGACCCTGCCTGCGCAAATGGCTTTCCTCTGCCCGAACGTCAACTCGTACCGCCGCTTTGGCGCGCAGTTCTACGTGCCGAACTCGCCGAGCTGGGGCATCGACAACCGCACCGTTGCAGTCCGTGTGCCAACCGGTTCGGCCGACGCCGTGCGCATCGAGCATCGTGTTGCCGGCGCCGACGCCAACCCGTACCTGCTGATGGCCTCGGTGCTGGCCGGTATTCACCACGGCCTGACCAACCAGATCGAGCCAGGCGCGCCCGTTGAAGGCAACAGCTACGAGCAGAACGAACAGAGCCTGCCGAACAACCTGCGCGACGCGTTGCGCGAGCTGGACGACAGCGAAGTCATGGCCCGCTACATCGACCCGATGTACATCGACGTGTTCGTCGCGTGCAAGGAAAGCGAGCTGGCCGAGTTCGAGAACTCGATCTCTGACCTTGAGTACAACTGGTATCTGCATACGGTCTGA
- a CDS encoding cupin domain-containing protein, whose amino-acid sequence MDTGSRLKLVRESYKLSQRELARRSGVTNATISLIEQNRVSPSVSSLKKLLEGIPMSLADFFTFDQPPREHQYVFRANEQPDLGRHGLRLLLIGASVPSRQMRLLREQYAPGASSGEEPIVHAEGEECGLVTRGTVELTVDGQVSVLNAGDGYYFPTTLPHKFRNIGADEAEIISANTPANF is encoded by the coding sequence ATGGATACGGGTTCTCGACTCAAACTAGTACGCGAAAGCTACAAACTCTCCCAGCGCGAGCTGGCCCGGCGTAGCGGCGTGACCAATGCCACCATCTCCCTGATCGAACAGAATCGCGTCAGCCCCTCCGTCAGCTCCCTGAAAAAGCTGCTCGAAGGCATCCCCATGTCCCTGGCCGACTTCTTCACCTTCGACCAGCCGCCGCGCGAACACCAATACGTCTTCCGCGCCAACGAACAACCCGACCTCGGCCGCCACGGCCTGCGCCTGCTGTTGATCGGCGCTTCGGTTCCCAGCCGCCAGATGCGCCTGCTGCGTGAGCAATACGCCCCGGGTGCGAGTTCCGGGGAAGAGCCGATCGTGCATGCGGAAGGCGAGGAGTGTGGGTTGGTGACGCGTGGCACGGTGGAGTTGACCGTGGATGGGCAGGTGAGTGTGTTGAATGCGGGGGATGGGTATTATTTTCCGACGACGCTGCCGCACAAGTTTCGGAATATCGGGGCGGATGAGGCGGAAATCATTAGTGCGAATACGCCGGCGAATTTTTGA
- a CDS encoding fructose-bisphosphate aldolase: MTIKKTLHRYAHMSHPATDRPVLLIDADAPLRELHACLAERLNAVLKYLDLIACTSLPDYAEHDINTVTNIARILVQDVSDVFRVIEQRGFDAVG; this comes from the coding sequence ATGACGATCAAAAAAACGCTCCACCGTTACGCGCACATGTCCCACCCCGCCACCGACCGCCCTGTCCTCCTGATCGATGCCGATGCCCCATTGCGTGAACTCCACGCCTGCCTCGCCGAACGCCTCAACGCCGTCCTCAAATACCTTGACCTCATCGCCTGCACCAGTCTCCCCGACTACGCTGAACACGACATCAACACCGTCACCAACATCGCCAGGATCCTAGTACAGGATGTGAGTGATGTGTTTCGGGTTATTGAGCAACGGGGGTTTGATGCAGTCGGCTAA
- a CDS encoding gamma-glutamyl-gamma-aminobutyrate hydrolase family protein, protein MAFKPLIGVTACVKQIGLHPYHISGDKYVRAVSVAALGLPVVIPSLGKLTEIEDLLGQLDGLLLTGSPSNVEPFHYQGPASEPGTDHDPARDATTLPLLRAAIAAGVPVLGICRGFQEMNVAFGGSLHQKVHELPGMLDHREADSPDVAVQYAPAHAVSVLAGGVFEALELPREFQVNSIHSQGIDRLAPGLRAEAVAPDGLIEAISVEHSPTFALGVQWHPEWQVLDNPNYLRIFQAFGEACRQRAARRNQR, encoded by the coding sequence ATGGCATTCAAGCCATTGATCGGCGTTACTGCGTGCGTCAAACAGATTGGCCTGCACCCCTATCACATCAGCGGCGACAAATACGTTCGCGCTGTCAGCGTTGCGGCGCTGGGGTTGCCGGTGGTCATTCCTTCCCTTGGCAAACTGACTGAAATCGAAGACCTGCTCGGTCAACTCGACGGTCTGTTGCTGACCGGCTCGCCCTCGAACGTGGAACCCTTCCACTATCAAGGCCCGGCCAGCGAACCCGGCACGGATCACGATCCGGCGCGGGACGCCACCACCCTTCCTCTATTGCGTGCAGCCATTGCGGCGGGCGTTCCGGTACTCGGCATCTGCCGTGGCTTCCAGGAAATGAACGTGGCCTTCGGCGGCAGCCTGCACCAGAAAGTGCATGAGCTGCCGGGCATGCTCGATCACCGCGAAGCCGACAGCCCGGACGTGGCCGTGCAATACGCACCGGCGCATGCCGTGAGCGTGCTCGCTGGCGGTGTGTTCGAAGCGCTGGAGTTGCCGCGCGAGTTCCAGGTCAACTCGATTCACAGTCAGGGCATCGACCGCCTCGCGCCCGGCCTGCGTGCCGAAGCGGTGGCGCCGGATGGCCTGATCGAGGCGATCTCGGTCGAGCACAGCCCGACCTTCGCCCTCGGCGTGCAGTGGCACCCGGAATGGCAGGTGCTGGACAAC
- a CDS encoding FAD-binding oxidoreductase, producing MKQQHVNSYYAATRNEVIDFPTLEESVECDVCIIGAGYTGLSSALFLTEAGYKVTVLEAAKVGYGASGRNGGQLVNSYSRDVDVIEERYGDKTAEILGSMIFEGADIIRSRIKEYDIKCDYRPGGIFAAMNKKQLNGLAEQKRSWERYGNKNLKMLDAADIRREVGSDAYVGGLLDMQGGHVHPLNLALGEAAAIVRLGGKIYEQSAAVEIKYGEPNVVRTAKGQVRAKYLLIAGNAYLPQGLDNRVTAKSMPCGSQIVVTEPLTEKQARSLITNNYCVEDCNYLLDYYRLTADNRLLYGGGVVYGAREPDDIEQLIRPKILKTFPQLKDVKIDYRWTGNFLLTMSRMPQFGRIEKNAYYMQGYSGHGVTCSHLAGKLISEMIRGDAERFDAFASLPHMPMIGGRTFSAPLTALGAVYYSLRDRFGI from the coding sequence ATGAAGCAACAACACGTCAACAGCTACTACGCCGCCACCCGCAACGAAGTCATCGACTTCCCGACCCTTGAAGAGTCGGTCGAGTGCGATGTCTGCATCATCGGCGCCGGCTACACCGGCCTGTCCTCGGCACTGTTCCTCACCGAGGCCGGCTACAAAGTGACGGTGCTGGAAGCGGCGAAAGTCGGCTATGGCGCCAGCGGTCGCAACGGCGGGCAATTGGTCAACTCTTACAGCCGCGACGTCGATGTGATCGAAGAACGCTACGGCGACAAGACCGCGGAAATCCTCGGCAGCATGATCTTCGAAGGCGCCGACATCATCCGTTCGCGCATCAAGGAATACGACATCAAATGCGACTACCGCCCGGGCGGCATCTTCGCAGCGATGAACAAGAAACAACTCAACGGTCTGGCTGAGCAGAAGCGCAGCTGGGAACGTTACGGCAACAAGAACCTGAAGATGCTCGACGCCGCTGACATCCGTCGCGAAGTCGGCTCCGACGCCTACGTTGGCGGCCTGCTGGACATGCAGGGCGGTCACGTGCATCCGCTGAACCTGGCCCTCGGTGAAGCCGCAGCCATCGTGCGTCTGGGCGGCAAGATCTACGAGCAATCGGCTGCCGTGGAAATCAAATACGGCGAGCCGAACGTCGTGCGCACCGCCAAAGGCCAGGTGCGCGCCAAGTACCTGCTGATCGCCGGCAACGCCTACCTGCCGCAAGGTCTGGACAACCGCGTGACCGCGAAAAGCATGCCCTGCGGCTCGCAGATCGTCGTCACCGAGCCACTGACCGAGAAGCAGGCGCGCAGCCTGATCACCAACAACTACTGCGTCGAAGACTGCAACTACCTGCTGGATTACTACCGTCTCACGGCCGACAACCGTCTGCTGTACGGCGGCGGTGTGGTCTACGGCGCGCGCGAACCGGACGACATCGAACAACTGATCCGCCCGAAGATCCTCAAGACCTTCCCGCAGCTCAAGGACGTGAAAATCGATTACCGCTGGACCGGCAACTTCCTGCTGACCATGTCACGCATGCCGCAATTCGGCCGCATCGAGAAAAACGCCTACTACATGCAAGGCTACAGCGGCCACGGCGTCACTTGCTCGCACCTGGCCGGCAAACTGATCTCGGAAATGATCCGCGGCGACGCCGAACGCTTCGACGCGTTCGCCTCGCTGCCGCACATGCCAATGATCGGCGGCCGCACCTTCTCGGCTCCGCTGACCGCTCTCGGCGCCGTCTACTACTCGCTGCGCGACCGCTTCGGCATCTAG